The DNA sequence ACCCTCGTGCTCTGACactgtgtgggttgggtgcaggaatgTAGTGATCGGGTCAAGTGTAGAGGTAGTCGTTTCAATGGcaacgtactttacagttattttgacCGCGGTGGGTATTGGTATTGTGGTTTTGTTGTAGAAACCATTGTTGTGCATCATCTCTCCATGCTCCAATACCTGagaatgcaccctctaactggagtgagtgcttcTGGTCACACTTCAAAACCGAGATGTCAGTGCTCGCAGCGCTGCGCACTTTTGATGGTTCAAAAACTTGCAAggtctctgagttgtaagatagacAAGCCAATGTGGGCTGTAGTTGGgatacatgtttgacagaaacatttgtttgaatggtaacagcttttccattcctgtttcagtgagtaggccaaagtaagccgAAAGAAGCCTATTATAGTAATCTTGTGAGTGTTGTTTGACAGTGTTAGCCAGCGAGCTGTCGTGTTTTATTTTCAAaactgtggcaagtttagcgtagtcatttgcacgtgttgctgttgttgaATGAACCTCCGACGTTCGCGTCAACAGGTAAAGCCTGTCAGAACCTGTAgtgtttgggtagccatccaaggcgtcctctatatCTGTTAGGAACGtttcagtgtcgtttggcttacctggaacggggtcaaaggtgcgGAAGCTTTTGACGTGTTTGTCAAGGCGTTCCgtgccaagcgggcggagagggttggcttcatcctgtggggaaatcggggccgaaaggccaagaggagaagcaaAGATTTGGCTTTGTTGGCGAGGAGGCACCAAATTACTctgtgccgaatggccaagaggagaagactgagagACATCTGAGAGTGGCAAAGTCTGAAACCTTCTTTCTTCTTCACTCCTTTGTGTGCCAAACTCCGATTGATTGGTTGGGTAGTCACGCtgtagcgcgtgactgttctggaatTCCTCCAAATGGTACCTAAGAGTGGTATTCTGCTGCATAGCAGATTCCACTTGGGAGCTTAAAGTATTGATTTTAGATACGTGAGTGTCACACTTGCTCTGTTCGGCCTAAAACGTATCTGTCATAGTTTGTAGGTAGTGGTCTTGAGTACAGAGCGAGAGATTCAATGCGGAGATTTCTCTcacttgcttagaaatcaatatttccatcttcatcacctgagttttctcatcattcatttggtcggCGACTTCGATGAGTTCTGCTGATTTTTCATCCAATTTAGCCATTATGTTCATTAACCGATGGTCTTTGGTTTGCAGCATTTGGACTAGAACATTATTTCTTTGAGTAACATTCATCAGAACTGACATGCAGGTTATCAAATTGcacgctcctgtttgtagataactcgacAGATTTATCTAGTTGGGAGTGGACTACattgtatttagttttggctaaatcgagttgttcctgtagaaaacaaTTTTGTTGAGGAGTTTGTGcgttaattgttcagttttcaaactcagttcctcagCAAGcagaatgtttttattttctgcTGTTGTCATTGGTTGgtcggttctctccacctgtcccttcaAATCAACCAGTTCTTGCTCTTGCTTTTTCTGTGCACTGCAATACTGAGCTGATGCCAATCGCTGATGGCGATACATCAGGGCTAatctggagagaacctttaccaGACCCAATGtttgattttggagagcgtttGTCGCAATTTGTGCTGTTTACCCCCTAATGGCACAGTTAGGTTTATATCACTGACAAGGACAgcgatcaatccttttatgggtgagggttcactaattagcgggggAGTGGAAACCACCCCCTCTGAGAGCTTGTGCATTATTAACAAATTAGGAAAATGTTACCCTTTTTTTGTTTAAAGTTTGAATTTTGGGTCGTTGGAAGCTGCATGATGATTTAATTATATTTGAAGACGTTAATGACCCATCAATACTGGATCAGTAATGTAGGagttggacgtgaatgaatttgAAAATGCAAAGTTAATTGAttaatcaaacctgtataggctatttggaaattaaactttaattaacctgacaGCATTGCTGTATCTtggttaatgtggaaaaagtttaaATTGTCTCATTTGTAGAATCaaatcaatttggatattattcAAAAGATCCACCTGAAAAGATTTGTTTGGCAATTTTAACTCCTTAGTTAAATTGAAAGAGACAACGATATCCAATCAGTGGAGATTGGCTGGCTATCGGAAGAGTAACCACTTGTTGGAACTGTGGGACAACGTTGGGCCTCAATGGAATTTTTATTTAAACAAAAAATTAGATTATTTACCACCTGGGGTCACTTATCCCTGAGGGCTGAAACCACATGGGATTCCTGCGAAGGTGGGACTTCCATCAATACTGGATCAGTAATGTGGGAGTTGGACTCAATGCTTGGAAAAGCAAATTTAATTGAATAATCAATGTTAATAATGATAATttaaacctgtataggctatttgttaACCTTAAAACGTAGCTATATTTAGGTTAATAATGTGGAAAAGTTTAAATTGTCTCATTTGTAGAAACGAATCAGCTTGGATATTATAAAACAATCCACCTGAAAAGGTAAGTCTGGCCATTTTAAGTTCTTGGTAAAATTGAATGagaatgatatccaatcagttgacaTTGGTTGGATAAGATACGGTGTACCTTGTTTCAATAAACGTGAGCATACGGTTGGTGGCACATAGAAATAATGATAAAAAACCCCAGGGGTCACTGATCGCAGAAAGCTGAAATCAAACGGAAGTCCAAAGGAGGCGGAACTTCCGTTTTCCCCGGAACATGGGTGTCGCCTTCTGAACAAAGGAAAAATGGCTGCTTTCTCTTTGTTAGCGTAGCATCTCGTGCTCAGCTAATCCTATTTGTAGAGGAATTGAAGAACAACATAGGATCCCCTTCAGCAAGGGAACGGTTTTACTAATAACGTCTTACGTTCAAACCCTTTCGGTGTTATTTTTTGCGATATTTTACCAGAAAACAATGAAATACACAGTTGTCTACTCACACTACTGAaaacgcgagagacagagagataattatCGCTTGGTCAAGCTAATATCTACtcaaatttcaatcggctggccctatgtcctcgctcgagaaatgaATAGTGATCGAGAGTACCCACTTCTGAAACGCGAGAGACAGAAATAACACGTTTGGCCCAACGCATCTATTTGTCAAATTTCTATAATTAGTTGGATCGTTGTCCAAGTACTAGAAATTGAATCACTAACCCTACACGCTGAATTCATCAGAGAAACAACATGTAGGCACCCTCAGATCTTTTGTTCAAATGGGAACATACACACCTCAACAATTCCTGTCTACAGCTCTAATGATGTATAACAATCTGGGTGTATAATGTAAACTGTTTTTCAATTTTATATGGCTGAATGCAACATGAAGCCCTCATTCTATCTCAGATTCCTCGCTCGGGGAATCAATATGTCATGTCTTGACTATCatcttttattttacctttatttaactaggcaagtcagttaagaacaaattcttatttaaaatggcGGCCTAAGAACAGGGGGTTAACTGGGGGggacctgaacaaggcagttcggggattcgatccaccaacctttcggttacagtcccaacgctctaaccagtagACTACCTGCCATCCCATCATTAATGAGATGACATATTTTATTAAATCGATTACCTAACGTTTAATTATAACATTATTAAATGAATCATGCAACAATTATCACAATTAACCTCGGTCCCCCTGGAAAAGTTTATTTAACGAGTTACCGTTTTCTGAATTAACTCTTAAAGATCTAAAGATCTCTTACATATCAGTCATTAATTAGTCATGAATTAATTGTTACCTTCTGTCAGTCTCATTCTCAACATCGTAAAattcttggatatctgcacgaacccttgTCTAAATGATGAATCagtgatatacaaattggcttaattatttatttactaattaaataatcaaacagaaatacataacacacacacacacacacaggttgaatTGATTACTGACATAATGCattgaaaagtccctagtggacttacccgatatgatggcttggtaCATAGTGAACAGGGAGGGGCATGTAAGAAAAAACAGGAGAAGAGACAAAGTTCAACTTTTATACAGTTGAATAATACGCTCATCATAAATATggatatttagcaccctaacaaccgCTCATTCTGATTTTAGAAATGCAACGTACATATTAAGGATTGTATGTCTTTGTCATCTCGctctgttaacctctatgggctaggtgggacgcttgttatattgtgtgtgtgtgtgtgtgtgtgtgtgtgtgtgtgtgtgtgtgtgtgtgtgtgtgtgtgtgtgtgtgtgtgtgtgtgtgtgtgtgtgtgtgtgtgtttactccctggatgaggagatgtaatctcatgttttgtccacagaaaccaacaggagagatcagagtcagagattctcagtggtcagtcttcccagagtcatcaaacagacctggactctatattcagtgtatgtggtcctgttatgtacatttgtttttgttttcctcaagTAAAGTTTCTTTCAATTattcattaatgtgttaatgagaaagcatttatTCTCTTGCTTAAGTTCCACAACATCTAGATGTGAATCTGATCACTGGGAaatatacacattcagagatacagttatgttgtTCTCCTGTCCTTAGTTACATCACAAATTAACAATGAATTTAACATTATTGTTCTTTAAGTACCCACAGACCCTTCCAACTGGTTGGAATACAGAAATCTTGTTTCATTActcaaccttttgatgttacggTACTGCAAGGACTTTATTTGTGGTTACAAAGGGATTTTCAACTTTCCTTTTGTCCGAGTGGGGAAAACAGTTTAGGTATTTATGACCATCATAAATCTGtggtgggagaggggggggggtatgaTCCCAAAAGGGCAAGTCATGacaggttacagccttattctaaaatgcttCATCAATTtatacacattaccccataatgacaaagcaaaaacagttttttataaatttttgctAGTTTATAAAACagaaatggaaatatcacatttacataagtattcagaccctttactcagtactttgttgaagaacctttagCAGCAAatacagcttcgagtcttcttgggtatgacgctacaagcttggcacacctgtatttggggagtttctcccattcttctatgcagatcctctcaagctctgtcaggttggatggggaccgtcgctgcacagctattttcagctctccagaaatgttcgatcgtgttcaagtccgggttctgactgggccactcaaggacatcaggttttcatcatggatctctctgtactttgctccgttcatctttccctcaatcttgactagtgtccaagtccctgccgctgaaaaacatccccacaacatgatgctgccaccaccatgcttaaccgtagggatgatgccaggtttcctctagacgtgatgcttggcattcaggccaaagagttcaatcttggtttcatcagaccagagaatcttgtttctcatggtcttagtcctttaggtgctttttggcaaactccatgcgggctgtcacataccttttactgagaagtggcatccatctggccactctaccataaaggcctgatttgtggagtgctgcatagatggttgtctttctggaaggttctcccatctccgcagaggaactctctcagagtgactatcaggttcttggtcatgtccctgatcaaggcccttctcgccGATTGCTCTGTTTCGAAGGTTGtcgctgagaacggaatgtatatgtttttaaataacattcttagaacattaTTTTAACGTTAATGTTAATTTGTAATTTTTATGGAAAGtattcttaatgttctgagatcATGActaatagaaccatgaggaaacctgcagaaaacatcatgctgaagtactgaaattcacaGCTAAGAAACATATGATTATGATTCTCAGAAGGTTATATGCTAGCTGGGTATCCTGCACCTTTCCCAGAATGTTGTGGGAAAGttgaatttaaaataaataaaatacaaccactctctcaccaaaataaatgtacacatacatgttatttaatcatttcatccaaactgcttgTGCGCTTTAACGAGAGTCTGCGTAGCCAGGAGCTAAAAGAAGGTTTTAATGTCTGTTTCCACTAGATTGCCTTACAAACTGACCAGACTGTCTGACCAGCACTGCATCCTACTGACTGATATCTAACCAGCCCAGAGGCTTATAGAGACATTAGACTGTCTGACCTACGCTACCCCCTACTGTGAGAGCCACGTCAGGCAGCACTACGCCGTCCCAGGAATGCAAACACACACCCTGGTTGAGGTCACTACAGACATGGGACACAAAGGCCACCATGGCAAAGCTGGAATGACAAAGAGATATCAAGAGGTAATTTAATGTTATTTAACATTTCTGTATGGCATTGACAATACCCCAATTTGATAAATGCTCCTATTTCATGTCGTTGTATTTCAGTTAGAGAAACTAAACTGGGAACTCTGTGTGTTTCATGTTTAGGAAAGggagactgaggaggaggaggaaagggggagcTTCTGTAAAAAGATGAAGATGCAAATTATTAAAGTGGAAGGAGATTCTTTTGAGGAGAACTCTAAAGAACTGTTGAGGAGGATATATGAGCTAGAGGAAAATAACAGAAACATCTATAAAGAATTGAAGAAGGAGAACTCAGAACTAAAGACAACTTCTGAAGACCTGAGGCAGGAAAACTCAGAACTAAAGAAAACGTCTGAGGACTGGAAGCAGCAGAACTCAGAACTAAAGAAAACATCTGAAGACTTGAAGCAGAAGAACTCAGAACTAAAGAAAACATCTAAAGACTTGAAGCAGAAGAACTCAGAACTAAAGAAAACATCTAAAGACTTGAAGCAGAAGAACTCAGAACTAAAGAAAACATCTGAAGACTTGAAGCAGAAGAACTCAGAACTAAAGAAAACATCTAAAGACTTGAAGCAGAAGAACTCAGAACTAGAGAAAGACTTGGAGCAGAATAATGAACAGGACAAGTCATGTTGTATAAGTTAAGCTCAGACTACTCTCTTAGAAAATAAGGTGCTACCTAGAACCATAATGGGTTCTTAGTATCCCCATAGGAGTACCATCTGAACATAACTATTTTTCCTTCGAAGTGGAACCCTTTCACCACTAAAACGTTCTAAGTAGAACCTTTTTCACCACCCAatgtttctacctggaaccaaaaaggattctctT is a window from the Salmo trutta unplaced genomic scaffold, fSalTru1.1, whole genome shotgun sequence genome containing:
- the LOC115191093 gene encoding golgin IMH1-like; the encoded protein is MQTHTLVEVTTDMGHKGHHGKAGMTKRYQEERETEEEEERGSFCKKMKMQIIKVEGDSFEENSKELLRRIYELEENNRNIYKELKKENSELKTTSEDLRQENSELKKTSEDWKQQNSELKKTSEDLKQKNSELKKTSKDLKQKNSELKKTSKDLKQKNSELKKTSEDLKQKNSELKKTSKDLKQKNSELEKDLEQNNEQDKSCCIS